In a genomic window of Streptomyces sp. NBC_01142:
- a CDS encoding polyphosphate kinase 2 family protein produces the protein MTDARAERIAKLIEPLRVKPGSRVNLGRDFDPRYKAGLKKKHGAELLHAGVLLLAEYQERLAAQDTYGVLLCLQALDAGGKDGTIRHVMSGVNPQGVKVSSFKQPSAEELDHDYLWRYAARLPARGDIAIFNRSHYEEVLVVRVHPEVLDRQRLPERRADIWDRRYRDINNWERYLTDNGFKVVKVFLNLSKEEQRIRFMKRLDLPEKNWKFSAADVRERRRWDDYQQAFSEMLSATSTPWAPWYVVPADRKWFARICTAAVLAHTLMDIDPHYPVVGKETRKDLRAARQELEAEAPEGAPADPYAARHPVPEAGGEQQRTGRTAKRKHS, from the coding sequence ATGACGGACGCCAGGGCCGAACGCATCGCGAAGCTCATCGAGCCACTGCGGGTGAAGCCGGGATCGCGGGTCAACCTGGGCAGGGACTTCGATCCCCGCTACAAGGCCGGCCTGAAGAAGAAGCACGGTGCAGAGCTGCTGCACGCGGGTGTGTTGCTGCTCGCCGAGTACCAGGAGCGTCTGGCCGCCCAGGACACGTACGGAGTGCTGCTCTGTCTGCAGGCGCTCGATGCCGGAGGCAAGGACGGGACGATCCGGCATGTCATGAGCGGGGTGAACCCGCAGGGTGTCAAGGTGAGCAGCTTCAAGCAGCCCTCCGCCGAAGAGCTCGACCACGACTATCTGTGGCGGTACGCCGCCAGGCTGCCCGCGCGCGGCGACATCGCGATCTTCAACCGTTCGCACTACGAGGAGGTTCTCGTGGTACGGGTGCACCCGGAGGTTCTCGATCGGCAGCGACTGCCGGAGCGAAGGGCGGACATCTGGGACCGTCGCTACCGGGATATCAACAACTGGGAGCGCTACCTGACCGACAACGGGTTCAAGGTGGTAAAGGTCTTCCTGAACCTTTCCAAGGAAGAGCAGCGCATCCGTTTCATGAAGCGGCTCGACCTGCCGGAGAAGAACTGGAAGTTCTCCGCCGCCGATGTCCGGGAGCGCCGGCGGTGGGACGACTACCAGCAGGCGTTCTCCGAGATGCTCTCGGCGACCAGTACGCCGTGGGCGCCCTGGTACGTCGTACCGGCGGACCGGAAGTGGTTCGCGCGTATCTGCACGGCAGCGGTGCTGGCGCACACGCTGATGGACATCGACCCCCACTACCCCGTGGTCGGCAAGGAGACGCGCAAGGACCTCCGGGCCGCCAGGCAGGAGCTGGAGGCCGAGGCCCCTGAGGGCGCCCCGGCCGATCCGTACGCGGCCAGGCATCCGGTCCCCGAAGCGGGCGGCGAACAGCAGCGAACCGGCCGTACCGCGAAGCGAAAGCATTCGTAG
- a CDS encoding DUF6193 family natural product biosynthesis protein codes for MNSEPPRGAAEIVAAAWQRILELGERRINPAIPPAAHAHSRLRELFPMVSHGALYFSRCTQYPWTHDVAALFPRPGGFHVFRHSDRTVLGEPDTVEEAVELIVASLPDNCGPAIEGTPDDL; via the coding sequence ATGAACAGCGAACCCCCGCGTGGAGCGGCAGAGATCGTGGCTGCGGCGTGGCAGAGGATCCTTGAGCTCGGCGAAAGGCGCATCAATCCCGCGATCCCGCCTGCGGCTCACGCGCATTCCCGGCTGCGGGAGTTGTTCCCCATGGTCAGCCACGGAGCGCTGTACTTCAGCCGGTGCACCCAGTACCCGTGGACCCACGACGTGGCCGCCCTGTTCCCCCGTCCCGGCGGATTCCATGTGTTCCGGCACTCCGACAGGACGGTGCTCGGCGAACCGGACACCGTGGAGGAAGCCGTCGAACTCATCGTGGCCAGCCTGCCCGACAACTGCGGACCGGCCATCGAAGGAACCCCGGACGACCTGTGA
- a CDS encoding three-helix bundle dimerization domain-containing protein, translating to MAIRHLSAGLKTAYPSVDPAIVDTAVATAYGTFQQAKIRTYVPILVARRVRIMLSAIGREGVSSAAGGGSAVSLPTTRGTAEQSTGSMARSPLRSRWRPRRLRPSRTSDVSPDRGERT from the coding sequence GTGGCCATCCGGCACCTGTCCGCGGGCTTGAAGACCGCCTATCCTTCGGTCGACCCGGCGATCGTGGACACAGCGGTCGCGACGGCCTACGGCACGTTCCAGCAGGCGAAGATCAGGACTTACGTCCCGATTCTGGTCGCACGCCGGGTCCGGATCATGCTCAGCGCCATCGGCCGTGAAGGTGTCTCCTCCGCGGCCGGAGGCGGCTCGGCCGTCTCACTGCCGACCACGCGAGGGACGGCGGAGCAGTCGACCGGGAGCATGGCGCGCTCTCCCCTGCGCAGCCGGTGGAGGCCGCGGAGGCTCCGCCCGTCGCGCACGTCGGACGTGAGCCCTGACCGTGGTGAGCGCACATGA
- a CDS encoding HAD-IC family P-type ATPase, translated as MEMQSKRPARLPGDPVSWYTRSPQEVASAFGVDPASGLSSPRVAELLAVNGPNALPEEKPTPAWRRFIEQYRSYMQIVLVAAAVVSLLIAQWSTAILLIALTLLNAIVGLRQEGRAESAMNALKSMLTTTARVRRDGTESEIPAEQLVVGDVVLISAGDQVPADGRIIEAHALQIDESTLTGESVPAAKDAGTLPDTRLGPGDRSNTAFMHTPVTHGSGVVIITGTGEDTELGKISEMLSATEKEEPPLTKELNKLTLWITAAAGLTMIVMFALGRSRDQAWDALFVSAVSLAIAAIPEALPTVTQAILSVGSLNLAKRNAIVKELPSVETLAFTSAINSDKTGTLTMNQMTAVEVVTPTDRYTVSGTGYGLDGKIHHAAGSSAGIEDAILPYLVANDAKLVDGDVVGDPTEGAFLVLAHKAGLDVEATRERLSRIATLPFDPSYKLMATFNSAVDASGRPVVRCFVKGAAPAVTARAATALSAGATIPWDAELSRRAQEQAERMGGEGRRVMAAATRDLDPAGFDPDADLLAYVADLQMTSLVGMVDPPRDESRAAVASAQDAHIRVRMVTGDDVTTGAAIARQLGIPGEALLGADFAALPEHEQLARIDDIGVVGRVAPEHKVLLAATLKKKGDVVAMTGDGVNDAPAIKSADIGIAMGSGTDVAKNAGRMILSDDNFATIVYAVEQGRKLYDNLTKYIRFVLLLLVTFVLTFLGATIFNIAAGEPFTPPQVLWIHFVVNASFGFALGFDQESPGLMRRRPRPRGESVLTRPVMVTVGRGGLAITVVLLGLIKLGESHFGSVHIGSSMAFTAFALCLIVAAFECRSETDSILTTSTFDSKQMNWVALAQFVLAVLVTQLDGFRRILGTTEINLRQFGWALLSAFVLLLLWELGKLLARRVKRRG; from the coding sequence ATGGAGATGCAGTCGAAGCGGCCGGCCCGGCTGCCCGGTGATCCGGTTTCTTGGTACACGCGTTCTCCGCAGGAAGTCGCCTCGGCATTCGGTGTCGATCCGGCGTCCGGACTCTCCTCGCCCAGGGTCGCCGAGCTGCTGGCGGTGAACGGACCGAACGCGCTGCCGGAGGAGAAGCCGACTCCGGCGTGGCGACGGTTCATCGAGCAGTACCGCAGCTATATGCAGATCGTCCTCGTGGCAGCGGCAGTCGTCTCACTGCTGATCGCACAGTGGAGCACAGCAATCCTGCTCATCGCGCTGACGCTGCTGAACGCGATCGTGGGCCTGCGCCAGGAGGGCAGAGCCGAGAGCGCGATGAACGCGCTGAAGTCCATGCTGACGACGACAGCCCGGGTGAGGCGGGACGGAACCGAGTCGGAGATCCCGGCGGAACAGCTGGTCGTGGGCGATGTCGTGCTCATCTCCGCCGGTGACCAGGTCCCGGCGGACGGGCGGATCATCGAAGCTCACGCGCTGCAGATCGACGAGTCGACCCTCACCGGTGAGAGCGTCCCCGCCGCGAAGGACGCCGGAACACTTCCGGACACCCGGCTGGGCCCGGGGGACCGGTCGAACACGGCGTTCATGCACACCCCGGTCACGCACGGCAGCGGCGTCGTCATCATCACCGGGACCGGCGAGGACACGGAGCTCGGAAAGATCTCGGAGATGCTGTCGGCGACCGAGAAGGAGGAGCCGCCGCTCACCAAGGAGCTCAACAAGCTGACGCTGTGGATCACGGCCGCCGCGGGCCTGACCATGATCGTGATGTTCGCTCTCGGGCGCAGCCGCGACCAGGCATGGGACGCCCTGTTCGTCAGCGCGGTCTCGCTGGCCATCGCCGCCATTCCCGAGGCCCTGCCGACGGTGACCCAGGCGATCCTCTCCGTCGGCAGTCTCAACCTGGCGAAGCGCAACGCGATCGTGAAGGAACTGCCGTCGGTCGAGACCCTGGCGTTCACGTCGGCGATCAACTCGGACAAGACCGGCACCCTCACCATGAATCAGATGACGGCCGTCGAGGTCGTGACCCCCACCGACCGGTACACCGTCTCGGGCACGGGCTACGGCCTCGACGGGAAGATCCATCACGCTGCGGGCTCCTCCGCGGGCATCGAGGACGCGATCCTCCCGTACCTCGTCGCGAATGACGCCAAGCTGGTGGACGGGGATGTCGTGGGCGATCCCACCGAGGGCGCGTTCCTGGTACTGGCCCACAAGGCCGGGCTGGACGTCGAAGCCACGCGCGAGCGGCTGTCCCGCATTGCCACGCTGCCGTTCGACCCGAGCTACAAACTGATGGCCACCTTCAACTCCGCAGTCGATGCCTCCGGCCGGCCTGTGGTGCGATGCTTCGTCAAGGGCGCGGCCCCGGCGGTGACGGCCCGCGCAGCCACCGCGCTCTCGGCCGGCGCGACCATCCCGTGGGACGCCGAGCTGAGTCGGCGCGCCCAGGAGCAGGCCGAGCGCATGGGCGGTGAGGGACGCCGGGTGATGGCAGCGGCCACCCGGGATCTGGACCCGGCCGGCTTCGATCCCGACGCCGACCTGCTCGCCTACGTCGCCGACCTGCAGATGACCAGCCTGGTCGGCATGGTCGATCCACCGCGCGACGAGTCCCGGGCAGCCGTGGCGAGCGCCCAGGACGCCCACATCCGGGTCCGCATGGTGACCGGGGACGACGTCACCACCGGTGCCGCCATCGCCCGGCAGCTCGGGATCCCCGGGGAGGCTCTCCTCGGCGCCGATTTCGCCGCGCTCCCGGAGCACGAGCAACTGGCCCGCATCGACGACATCGGTGTGGTGGGGCGGGTCGCGCCGGAGCACAAGGTGCTGCTCGCCGCCACACTCAAGAAGAAGGGCGACGTCGTGGCGATGACCGGCGACGGCGTCAACGACGCGCCCGCCATCAAGTCCGCCGACATCGGTATCGCCATGGGCAGCGGCACGGACGTGGCGAAGAACGCGGGGCGGATGATCCTGTCCGACGACAACTTCGCCACGATCGTCTATGCCGTGGAGCAGGGCCGAAAGCTCTACGACAACCTGACCAAGTACATCCGGTTCGTACTCCTGTTGCTGGTCACCTTCGTTCTGACCTTCCTCGGAGCCACCATTTTCAACATCGCGGCCGGTGAACCCTTCACCCCGCCGCAGGTGTTGTGGATCCACTTCGTGGTCAATGCCTCGTTCGGGTTCGCGCTCGGCTTCGACCAGGAGAGCCCGGGGCTCATGCGGCGCAGGCCGCGTCCTCGAGGTGAGTCGGTGCTGACCCGGCCCGTGATGGTGACGGTCGGACGCGGCGGACTGGCGATCACCGTCGTTCTGCTCGGTCTGATCAAGCTGGGTGAGTCCCACTTCGGCAGCGTCCACATCGGCAGTTCGATGGCGTTCACCGCCTTTGCGCTCTGCCTGATCGTGGCCGCGTTCGAATGCCGCAGCGAGACGGATTCGATACTGACGACGAGCACGTTCGACAGCAAGCAGATGAACTGGGTGGCGCTGGCCCAGTTCGTGCTCGCGGTGCTGGTGACCCAGTTGGACGGGTTCCGCCGCATCCTCGGCACCACCGAGATCAACCTGCGGCAGTTCGGCTGGGCGCTGCTGTCCGCCTTCGTGCTTCTGCTGCTGTGGGAACTGGGCAAGCTCCTGGCCCGCAGGGTGAAGCGCCGCGGGTGA
- a CDS encoding ATP-binding protein, with protein sequence MTADASRTAPTPDELSTLFLFEALDPAQLAWLAERGRVEVREASTAVYAQGENASCFFVLLSGAVALSRRLHGDDIELSRTDQRGAYGGATQAYLGDRVDQVYSHTMRAVTDVELFVLPAAEFATAVRNWFPMALHLLEGLFFGTRAIDVIVGERERLIALGSLTAGLTHELNNPAAAAVRATDTLRDRVSRMRHKLALIADGRLDGTRLHELVEMQDAAVRRAREARPLPAIEAADAEDELGDWLEDAEVENAWDIAPTLVAGGIDADWLAGATEGLTGDHRRAAVGWLTYTVDTELLMGEIEDATRRISGLVDAARQYSQLDRAAQQPVDIHELLDATVVMLRAKIPDGVRVVKEYDGDLPLVPAYGAELNQVWTNLIDNALAAMDGSGTLTLATWHEDGHAYVEVRDTGTGIDPEIRPRIFEPFFSTKPVGQGTGLGLDISYRIVVNKHRGDIRVSSSPGDTLFRVSLPLDPPPSGDDEP encoded by the coding sequence ATGACCGCCGACGCCTCCCGCACCGCACCCACCCCGGACGAACTGAGCACTCTCTTCCTCTTCGAGGCCCTCGACCCCGCCCAGCTGGCCTGGCTCGCCGAACGGGGCCGGGTCGAGGTGCGGGAGGCGTCGACGGCCGTGTACGCGCAGGGAGAGAACGCGTCCTGCTTCTTCGTACTCCTCAGCGGGGCTGTCGCACTCAGCAGGCGACTCCACGGCGACGACATCGAGCTCAGCCGCACCGACCAGCGGGGTGCCTACGGCGGCGCCACCCAGGCCTACCTCGGCGACCGGGTGGACCAGGTCTACTCCCACACGATGCGGGCGGTCACCGATGTGGAGCTCTTCGTACTGCCGGCCGCCGAGTTCGCCACCGCCGTGCGGAACTGGTTCCCCATGGCCCTGCATCTGCTGGAAGGGCTGTTCTTCGGCACGCGCGCCATCGACGTCATCGTCGGCGAACGGGAGCGGCTCATCGCCCTCGGCTCGCTGACGGCCGGGCTCACTCATGAACTCAACAATCCCGCCGCCGCCGCGGTCAGGGCTACCGACACCCTGCGTGACCGGGTGTCCCGGATGCGGCACAAGCTGGCACTCATCGCCGACGGCAGGCTCGACGGCACCCGGCTGCACGAGCTGGTGGAGATGCAGGACGCCGCCGTACGGCGGGCCAGGGAGGCGCGCCCACTCCCGGCGATCGAGGCCGCCGACGCCGAGGACGAACTCGGCGACTGGCTGGAGGACGCGGAGGTGGAGAACGCCTGGGACATCGCCCCCACCCTCGTGGCCGGAGGCATCGACGCCGACTGGCTGGCCGGCGCCACCGAGGGCCTCACCGGCGACCACCGCAGGGCGGCGGTCGGCTGGCTGACCTACACCGTCGACACCGAGCTGCTGATGGGCGAGATCGAGGACGCCACCCGGCGCATCTCCGGCCTGGTCGACGCGGCCCGGCAGTACTCCCAGCTCGACCGCGCCGCACAGCAGCCGGTGGACATCCACGAACTCCTCGACGCCACGGTCGTGATGCTCCGCGCCAAGATCCCCGACGGGGTGCGCGTGGTCAAGGAGTACGACGGCGACCTGCCGCTCGTTCCCGCCTACGGGGCGGAGCTGAACCAGGTGTGGACGAACCTCATCGACAACGCGCTCGCCGCGATGGACGGCAGCGGGACCCTCACCCTCGCCACCTGGCACGAGGACGGTCATGCGTACGTGGAGGTACGGGACACCGGCACGGGCATCGACCCCGAGATCCGGCCACGGATCTTCGAGCCGTTCTTCTCGACGAAACCGGTCGGGCAGGGGACCGGCCTCGGACTGGACATCTCGTATCGGATCGTGGTGAACAAGCACCGCGGTGACATCCGGGTCTCGTCCAGCCCCGGCGACACCCTGTTCCGGGTGTCGCTCCCGCTCGACCCGCCGCCGTCCGGGGACGACGAGCCGTAG
- a CDS encoding SHOCT domain-containing protein, translating into MTGQVNLAYDYPLLGAFWTMLWIFLWVIWIFLLFRVFVDVFRDDSLNGWAKAGWCIFVIVVPFLGVFVYLIARGKGMGQREVNQARARQQAFDSYVRETAGPAEPSATEELARLSEIKARGDLTNEEFQRAKEKILR; encoded by the coding sequence ATGACTGGGCAAGTGAACTTGGCTTACGACTATCCGCTCCTGGGTGCGTTCTGGACCATGCTGTGGATCTTCCTGTGGGTCATTTGGATCTTCCTGCTCTTCCGGGTCTTCGTGGACGTCTTCCGTGACGACTCCCTCAACGGGTGGGCCAAGGCAGGGTGGTGCATCTTCGTGATCGTCGTCCCCTTCCTCGGGGTCTTCGTATACCTCATAGCGCGTGGCAAAGGCATGGGTCAGCGCGAAGTGAATCAGGCCCGAGCTCGGCAGCAGGCGTTCGACAGCTACGTCCGCGAGACCGCAGGCCCCGCCGAGCCGAGCGCGACCGAGGAACTCGCGAGGCTCTCGGAAATCAAGGCCAGGGGCGACCTCACGAACGAGGAGTTCCAGCGCGCCAAGGAGAAGATCCTGCGCTGA
- a CDS encoding FAD-dependent oxidoreductase has translation MSKATILTVDDDPGVSRAIARDLRRRYGERFRVLRAVSGDEALVALREVKLRGEAVAVMIADYRMPTMNGVQFLESAMDLFPAARRVLLTAYADTGAAIDAINVVDLDHYLLKPWSPPEENLYPVLDTLLELWDAAPDSGAPETRVVGHRWSAPSFSVREFLARNLVPYRWIAADEPEGAQLLEAAGLTAADVPLVVTAEGKVLHAPSEAKLAEHVGLRTSPASDFYDVVVIGAGPAGLGAAVYAASEGLRTVLVERRATGGQAGQSSRIENYLGFPDGVSGAQLTDRARRQAARFGAEILSATEVVALEAAGAGRVLRFADGTSIGTHTVVLATGVSYRRLAGTHLDDYAGAGVFYGSGSFEAANCRGDEVYIVGGANSAGQAAVYFSRYARRVHLLVRGPDLNRSMSHYLIEQIEAIPGIEIHACTEAAAGDGVDHLERLTLRDNLTGALTTVDASWLFVFIGAEPQTQWLDGLVARDARGFVLTGPDLPGPGGHSPRWPLARAPYHLETSVPGVFAAGDVRAESVKRVASAVGEGAMAVTLVHRYLEAQ, from the coding sequence ATGTCGAAGGCGACGATCCTGACCGTCGACGACGATCCGGGCGTCTCCCGGGCCATCGCCCGCGACCTGCGGCGCCGCTACGGGGAGCGGTTCCGGGTGCTGCGCGCCGTGTCCGGGGACGAGGCCCTGGTGGCTCTGCGGGAGGTGAAGCTCCGAGGGGAAGCGGTGGCCGTGATGATCGCGGACTATCGCATGCCCACCATGAACGGCGTCCAGTTCTTGGAGTCCGCCATGGACCTGTTTCCCGCGGCGAGGCGCGTGCTGCTGACCGCATACGCGGACACCGGCGCGGCGATCGACGCCATCAACGTGGTCGATCTCGACCACTACCTCCTCAAGCCGTGGAGTCCGCCGGAGGAGAACCTCTACCCGGTCCTCGACACCCTGCTGGAGCTGTGGGACGCGGCACCCGACTCCGGGGCACCCGAGACGCGGGTCGTCGGGCACCGCTGGTCCGCGCCGTCCTTCTCGGTGCGGGAGTTCCTCGCGCGGAACCTCGTTCCCTACCGGTGGATCGCCGCCGACGAGCCCGAGGGGGCCCAGCTGCTCGAAGCGGCGGGTCTCACCGCAGCGGACGTACCGCTGGTGGTCACGGCCGAGGGCAAGGTACTGCACGCCCCTTCGGAGGCGAAGCTCGCCGAACACGTCGGACTACGCACCAGCCCCGCGTCCGACTTCTACGACGTCGTCGTCATCGGCGCGGGCCCGGCCGGCCTGGGCGCCGCCGTGTATGCCGCCTCCGAGGGACTGCGCACGGTGCTCGTCGAGCGCAGGGCGACCGGGGGTCAGGCGGGCCAGAGCAGCCGTATCGAGAACTACCTGGGCTTCCCCGACGGGGTGTCGGGAGCGCAGCTGACCGACCGGGCACGCCGGCAGGCGGCGCGCTTCGGCGCCGAGATCCTCAGCGCGACCGAGGTGGTGGCACTGGAGGCCGCCGGGGCGGGACGTGTGCTGCGGTTCGCCGACGGCACCTCGATCGGCACGCACACTGTCGTGCTGGCCACCGGAGTCTCGTACCGGCGGCTGGCGGGAACACACCTCGACGACTACGCCGGCGCCGGTGTGTTCTACGGCTCCGGGTCCTTCGAAGCGGCCAACTGCCGAGGCGACGAGGTGTACATCGTCGGCGGCGCGAATTCCGCCGGCCAGGCCGCCGTCTACTTCTCGCGCTACGCGCGCCGGGTGCATCTGTTGGTGCGCGGCCCCGACCTCAACCGGTCCATGTCGCACTATCTGATCGAGCAGATCGAGGCCATCCCCGGCATCGAGATCCACGCCTGCACCGAGGCCGCCGCCGGCGACGGCGTGGACCACCTCGAACGGCTCACCCTGCGCGACAACCTCACCGGCGCCCTCACGACGGTCGACGCCTCGTGGCTGTTCGTGTTCATCGGCGCGGAACCGCAGACTCAGTGGCTGGACGGCCTGGTGGCCCGCGACGCACGCGGATTCGTCCTCACCGGGCCCGACCTGCCGGGGCCCGGGGGCCACTCACCCCGGTGGCCGCTGGCCCGCGCCCCGTACCACCTGGAAACCAGCGTCCCGGGGGTGTTCGCGGCCGGCGACGTACGTGCCGAGTCCGTCAAGCGGGTCGCCTCGGCGGTGGGCGAGGGCGCCATGGCCGTCACGCTGGTGCACCGCTACCTGGAGGCACAATGA
- a CDS encoding SulP family inorganic anion transporter produces the protein MAKHPGTPRGSWRRAVPGVPGLTVFRGYRRSWLRGDLLAGVTVAAYLVPQVMAYASVAGLPPVVGLWAILPALVLYAFLGSSRLLSVGPESTTALMTATVVGPLAGGDPARYAVLASALAVAVGLMCLVAWAARLGFVADLLSRPVLIGYLAGVALIMMVDQLTKLTGVPTEGSGFFPKLVSFAQNLAQVHPTTLIFSAGTLIFLYLATRFRWGIPGPLLALVFGTAVVAVFGLQDRGLAVIGEIPAGLPRPDLPDLDSLPQLLLPAVGVLLVGYTDFILTARAFATDDGGPPLDANQELLALGAVNLGAGTLQGFPVSSSASRTAIAQSTGAHTQAYGLAAGAAVLAVLLFLSPLLTSTPMAVLGALVVYAAIRMIDLAGFRRLASFRRRELLLALGCLAGVLVLDILYGVLVAVGLSVAELLSRVARPHDAVQGLVPGMPGMHDVDDYPQARVVPGLLVYRYDSPLFFANAEDFRRSALDAVAEQEIPVRWFVLNAEANVEVDITALDSLDQLRRELTRRGIEFAMARVKQDLRDELDAYGLGASVGEDRIFPTLPTALAAYRSWCRNHDSDGG, from the coding sequence ATGGCGAAGCACCCCGGCACCCCCCGCGGAAGTTGGCGTCGTGCTGTGCCGGGGGTGCCGGGCCTCACGGTCTTCAGGGGGTACCGACGGAGCTGGCTGCGTGGGGACCTCCTGGCCGGGGTCACGGTCGCCGCGTATCTCGTACCGCAGGTCATGGCGTACGCCAGCGTCGCGGGCCTGCCACCGGTCGTGGGCCTCTGGGCCATCCTGCCCGCGCTCGTGCTGTACGCCTTCCTGGGCTCGTCCCGACTGCTGTCGGTGGGGCCCGAGTCGACGACAGCGCTGATGACCGCGACCGTCGTGGGGCCGCTCGCCGGGGGCGATCCCGCGCGGTACGCGGTCCTGGCCTCCGCGCTCGCCGTCGCGGTGGGTCTGATGTGTCTTGTGGCGTGGGCGGCGAGGCTGGGATTCGTGGCCGATCTGCTCTCACGGCCCGTGCTGATCGGCTATCTGGCGGGCGTGGCGCTGATCATGATGGTGGATCAGCTCACCAAGCTCACCGGTGTCCCCACGGAAGGTTCGGGGTTCTTCCCGAAGCTGGTCTCCTTCGCGCAGAACCTGGCCCAGGTCCATCCCACGACGTTGATCTTCAGCGCCGGAACGCTGATCTTCCTGTACCTGGCCACGCGATTTCGTTGGGGCATTCCCGGCCCACTGCTGGCCCTGGTGTTCGGTACGGCGGTGGTGGCGGTGTTCGGCCTGCAGGACCGCGGTCTCGCGGTGATCGGGGAGATCCCGGCCGGGCTGCCCCGCCCGGACCTGCCCGATCTCGACAGCCTGCCCCAGTTGCTGCTGCCCGCCGTCGGTGTCCTGCTCGTGGGCTATACCGACTTCATCCTCACCGCGCGTGCCTTCGCCACCGACGACGGTGGGCCGCCCCTGGACGCGAACCAGGAGCTGTTGGCCCTGGGCGCCGTGAATCTCGGCGCCGGCACGCTGCAGGGATTCCCGGTGAGCAGCAGCGCCAGTCGTACCGCAATCGCTCAGTCCACGGGCGCGCACACCCAGGCGTATGGGCTCGCCGCCGGGGCTGCCGTTCTGGCTGTACTCCTTTTCCTGAGTCCGCTGCTCACCAGCACCCCCATGGCCGTACTGGGTGCGCTGGTCGTCTACGCCGCGATCCGGATGATCGACCTGGCCGGCTTCCGGCGGCTGGCGTCCTTCCGCCGGCGGGAACTTCTGCTGGCCCTCGGCTGCCTCGCCGGAGTCCTCGTCCTGGACATCCTGTACGGGGTGCTCGTGGCCGTGGGTCTGTCGGTCGCCGAGCTCCTGAGCAGGGTGGCGCGGCCGCACGACGCCGTCCAGGGCCTGGTGCCCGGTATGCCGGGCATGCACGACGTCGACGACTACCCGCAGGCCCGGGTGGTCCCCGGGCTGCTGGTCTACCGCTACGACTCCCCTCTGTTCTTCGCCAATGCGGAGGACTTCAGGCGCAGTGCCCTGGACGCGGTGGCCGAGCAGGAGATCCCGGTCAGGTGGTTCGTCCTCAACGCCGAGGCGAACGTGGAGGTGGACATCACCGCACTTGACTCGCTGGACCAACTACGGCGGGAACTGACCCGGCGCGGCATCGAGTTCGCCATGGCCCGCGTCAAACAGGATCTGCGAGACGAGCTGGACGCGTACGGACTCGGCGCATCCGTCGGCGAGGACCGGATCTTTCCCACGCTGCCCACCGCGCTTGCCGCATACCGCTCTTGGTGCCGGAACCACGACAGCGATGGCGGCTAG